The DNA window AATAGTCCAGCCCCCTGATTTTTGAAGACTACCTGCCTCCCGGGGCTGCAGGTACAGCGGCCATACTCCGGGTCAGGCACATTATCCATCCCTGGAAGCTCACATCAATCCCCTGGATAGGTTTCAGCCAGAGCCTTCATGACATTATCCCTGTCAACCATGCCCAGAAGACGGTTGTCGTAGTCAACCACCACAAGCCGCTTGACGCCCTTGTCCAGCATTAAACCCATGACTGAGTTCAGCGGAGCATCACGGTATACAGAAAAAACATTCCTTTCCATGATATCTTTTGCCGAACCTGATAAAGGCTCAACCCTGTCTTTGGGTATAGAAAGAGCGTTGATGAGAGACCTGAAAAGTCCTGGTTTCTTAAGCTTCGCTAAATATTTGATGGCGTTCCTGTCAAGAATAATGCCCAAAACCCTGAGGTCCTGGTCCACCACCACGACCCGGCGCAGAGGAGTGATAAATAAAGTGTCGCTGTAGGGTTAACCGCCTGCTTAATTATTCAAACGGCCTGTCTCTCACTCTCCTTGGCACAGAGGGCGGATTGGAAAAAAACACGAGGCAGAAAAGAATAATGCGGGCTGTGTCTGCAACCAAATAACACTCAACTGCTACCAGCTCCTTTTGAAAAAGTTGACCTGCTCGTTATACGGCTTAACCTTCTCTTCAATACTGGCAAGCCTGTTTTGGCTCATGGGCCTGAAATCTCTTGCCACCCGCACGTTCTCATCCACCTGGCCAACGCTTGTTATACCTATTATGGCTGTACTCACGGGAAAACTTAAGGCGTACCCCATGGCCTCATCCATAGTTGTCAGACCGTCAGCGCGAAAGATATTGTTTACAGCGGTGATCTTCATGGCGATTATTCCCATTCGCTTTTCCAGGGCCCTGTTGAGTAAGTCCCCTTGAAATGGATCATAAAATATATCCCCGGCATTAAGCGCCATGAGAATAGTATCAAAGTCATAGCTGTTAATGCCGTATAGGAGTGCTTCAGAATTCCGATGGCCAGTAATACCAATATGTCTTATCACGCCCTGGGATCTCAGTCTTTCCATGGCCTCAACTGCTCCATTTCTGCTTAAGGCACGCTCAATATCATCATGGCTTCTTATGTTATGTACCTGGTAAAGATCAAGATAGTCAGTCTGAAGACGTTCCA is part of the Desulfonatronovibrio magnus genome and encodes:
- a CDS encoding aldo/keto reductase, with protein sequence MKYTMNRRKFIHTTASVAAGLGVAGLSSIVDASKIMAAGGTPDHAPKRKLGKTEYNVSLFSLGGESTVQIASKSQQAVEIIDRALDLGVNYIDTAPSYGAGGSETNIGLVMARRRNQVFLASKTHDRTYDGTMRLIEQSLERLQTDYLDLYQVHNIRSHDDIERALSRNGAVEAMERLRSQGVIRHIGITGHRNSEALLYGINSYDFDTILMALNAGDIFYDPFQGDLLNRALEKRMGIIAMKITAVNNIFRADGLTTMDEAMGYALSFPVSTAIIGITSVGQVDENVRVARDFRPMSQNRLASIEEKVKPYNEQVNFFKRSW
- a CDS encoding CBS domain-containing protein, which encodes MGIILDRNAIKYLAKLKKPGLFRSLINALSIPKDRVEPLSGSAKDIMERNVFSVYRDAPLNSVMGLMLDKGVKRLVVVDYDNRLLGMVDRDNVMKALAETYPGD